The uncultured Desulfuromonas sp. genome has a segment encoding these proteins:
- a CDS encoding ATP-binding protein yields the protein MELDQELKEQLKRVLSAVEQMLPQPVDVVDWGTTLAAAWRSHSVSGTLEAMPETEGTTLDDLLGIDEQKQMVADNTRQFIDGYPANNILLWGARGTGKSSLVRALLNSYASLGLRIVQVDKDDLHHLPDIFAQIKQQPYRFILFCDDLSFEVGEKGYKILKSVLDGAVYAAPANCLIYVTSNRRYLIPQYDFDNIGNHIKGGEVRASETIEEKNSLSDRFGLWVSFDSFSQDQYLNVVRQCIERLCQDYERQLPWDAEVEAAAIRWSHDKSKRCGRTAYQFAKRWVGMQLRAGDAE from the coding sequence ATGGAACTCGATCAGGAATTGAAAGAACAACTTAAACGTGTGCTTAGCGCTGTGGAGCAGATGCTGCCGCAACCGGTGGATGTTGTCGATTGGGGCACCACTCTGGCAGCGGCGTGGCGCAGTCATTCGGTCTCGGGAACACTGGAGGCGATGCCTGAAACCGAAGGCACAACCCTGGACGATCTGCTTGGTATTGACGAACAAAAACAGATGGTTGCTGACAATACCCGTCAATTTATCGACGGCTATCCGGCCAATAATATTTTGTTGTGGGGCGCGCGTGGCACCGGCAAGTCGTCGTTGGTGCGGGCGTTGCTCAACAGCTATGCGTCCTTGGGGTTGCGCATCGTTCAGGTGGACAAAGACGACCTGCATCACCTGCCGGATATTTTTGCCCAGATTAAGCAGCAGCCCTACCGATTTATCTTGTTCTGTGATGACCTGTCGTTTGAGGTGGGTGAAAAAGGCTACAAAATTCTCAAAAGTGTTCTCGATGGCGCGGTCTATGCGGCGCCGGCCAATTGCCTGATCTATGTCACCTCCAACCGTCGTTACCTGATCCCGCAGTACGATTTTGACAATATCGGCAACCATATCAAAGGTGGTGAGGTGCGTGCTTCGGAGACCATCGAAGAGAAAAACTCCTTGTCGGATCGTTTCGGGCTGTGGGTGTCGTTCGATTCATTCAGCCAGGACCAATATCTCAATGTGGTGCGCCAATGCATTGAGCGGTTGTGTCAGGACTATGAACGGCAATTGCCATGGGATGCCGAGGTAGAAGCCGCGGCGATTCGCTGGTCGCATGACAAAAGCAAACGTTGTGGCCGTACCGCTTACCAGTTTGCCAAGCGTTGGGTGGGGATGCAGTTGCGGGCTGGAGATGCCGAGTAA
- a CDS encoding ammonium transporter — protein MLRYACRMVPGLLFAPATCLAAETTCDSGTTAWMMISVALVLLMIPGLAMFYGGLVRTKNVLSTMMHSYVALAIIGVLWVAVGYSLTFGKSILGGFVGWNPDYFFLSGIDSTITDGIPEYITAMFQGKFAIITPALISGAIAERVYMRGYAAFIALWFLLVYCPLCHWIWAPDGWLFNYGAAGVVDLAGGLVIHVSAGASALVAAIYLGPRKGFPTKPMQPNNLVMTMMGAGLLWVGWFGFNAGSTLQSGLDTARALTMTQISAASGALTWLIIEALTFRKATALGFVSGILAGLVVITPAAAVVQPVGALTLGACSSILCYYALGMKMKLGYDDSLDCFGIHGVGSGLGVLLLCFFIRDSWMTDAAAAAGGSWTAFDQLGVQLVGMGATIALAVVVTLALCFAIEKTIGFRVDEQSETEGLDQTLHGENGYGLSDSSING, from the coding sequence ATGTTGCGCTATGCCTGCCGCATGGTGCCAGGGCTCCTTTTTGCCCCGGCCACCTGCCTGGCCGCGGAAACCACCTGTGATTCAGGTACCACAGCGTGGATGATGATCTCCGTGGCTCTTGTTCTGTTGATGATTCCCGGTCTCGCCATGTTTTATGGCGGTCTTGTCCGTACCAAAAACGTTCTCTCCACCATGATGCACAGCTATGTCGCCCTGGCGATCATCGGTGTCTTGTGGGTGGCCGTCGGTTATTCTCTGACCTTCGGCAAAAGCATCCTCGGCGGCTTTGTCGGCTGGAACCCTGACTACTTTTTCCTCAGTGGCATTGACAGCACCATTACTGACGGCATTCCGGAATACATTACCGCCATGTTCCAGGGCAAATTTGCCATTATTACCCCGGCCCTGATCAGCGGCGCCATTGCCGAGCGCGTGTATATGCGTGGTTATGCCGCATTTATCGCCCTGTGGTTTCTGCTGGTCTATTGCCCGCTGTGTCATTGGATCTGGGCACCGGACGGCTGGCTGTTCAACTACGGTGCCGCCGGTGTTGTTGACCTGGCCGGCGGTCTGGTTATTCACGTCTCTGCCGGGGCCAGCGCTCTCGTCGCTGCCATCTACCTCGGCCCGCGCAAAGGGTTCCCCACCAAGCCGATGCAACCCAACAATCTGGTCATGACCATGATGGGGGCCGGCCTGCTGTGGGTTGGCTGGTTCGGCTTCAACGCCGGTTCTACCCTGCAGAGCGGCCTCGATACCGCGCGCGCCCTGACCATGACGCAAATTTCTGCGGCCAGTGGCGCGTTGACCTGGCTGATCATTGAAGCCCTGACCTTCCGCAAAGCCACGGCCTTGGGTTTTGTCTCCGGTATTCTCGCCGGTCTGGTGGTCATCACGCCGGCGGCAGCGGTTGTCCAACCCGTTGGCGCGCTGACTCTGGGAGCCTGTTCATCCATCCTGTGCTACTACGCGCTGGGGATGAAGATGAAACTCGGCTACGATGACAGCCTCGACTGCTTCGGCATTCACGGTGTCGGCAGTGGTCTTGGCGTGCTGCTGCTGTGCTTCTTCATCCGCGACAGCTGGATGACTGATGCGGCTGCGGCTGCCGGTGGCAGCTGGACGGCATTTGATCAGCTCGGAGTTCAGCTAGTCGGCATGGGCGCGACAATTGCCCTGGCTGTTGTGGTGACATTGGCCCTGTGCTTTGCCATTGAAAAGACGATTGGTTTTCGCGTCGATGAACAAAGCGAGACAGAAGGCCTTGACCAGACCCTGCATGGGGAGAATGGTTATGGTCTGAGTGATTCGTCGATTAACGGTTAA
- a CDS encoding U32 family peptidase, with amino-acid sequence MKQPSKKQETLQAELLAPAGSLEAFFAAMEAGADAVYCGLQSFSARAKAKNFSFQDIAAMTHYVHQRDRKLFVTINTLVKEQELPDLIDTLAGVEQAGVDAVILQDLGVWRMARHHFPDLELHASTQMTVHNAAGVKQLEKMGFSRGVLARELTLPEIEHIRSQTRLDLEHFIHGALCFCFSGQCYFSSYLGGKSGNRGRCTQPCRRRYTQRGKDGYYFSPNDLSAIELLPALQDAGVSSFKIEGRMKSAEYVSNVVQAYRMVMDARGKERQAAIDEARKLLKQSFGRTPTKGFLAGRQPSDMATPALRGSTGRFLGEVTRATDNKLFFKSRDALNLGDRIRIQPGSDKVGTAFTIKQLWAGRKPVNKLAAGAACVSHTFKGRFKPGDAVFKVSSQKAFAMSDAACRRRLQQVGTTRHPLTLAVDVVEGNQQLILHAEVGPVRLNASYDVDLFAAKQSPLSEETLEQVFRQCGDAPFELATFTTGTLPDMIIPPKRLKEVRRDFYQHLQRDVEHSAKKHHAQQRQAALDSLLAPQAAHTSVAQELTVAIKDIREMRALDNPDIDRILVPLTSAVLHRPWKVGERQRRGVVWDLPFVIFDQEWTTYQKAVSHLIQAGFNQFRLTNLSHFELFKKFSDVHLEASYRLFCLNSEAMQAWQELGTVSNELYIEDDADNMKQLLQRRGSHALYAMVYGSVPLITSRIRIPGLKGGQPLLSDRGDGYQVVSKGGLTVLRSDNDFSLCGVLPQLYEMGCSGFLVDISHLGAFSPQGKKVLESFRQRRDLPHTSPFNFVAGME; translated from the coding sequence GTGAAACAACCCTCAAAAAAACAAGAAACTCTCCAAGCGGAGTTGTTGGCCCCGGCCGGAAGCCTGGAGGCCTTTTTTGCCGCCATGGAAGCCGGTGCCGATGCCGTCTATTGTGGGTTGCAATCCTTTTCGGCGCGAGCCAAAGCCAAAAACTTTTCGTTTCAGGATATCGCGGCCATGACGCACTATGTGCATCAGCGTGACCGCAAACTGTTTGTGACCATCAATACCCTGGTCAAGGAGCAGGAGCTGCCTGATCTGATTGATACCCTGGCGGGAGTGGAACAAGCCGGAGTTGATGCGGTGATTCTTCAGGACCTCGGGGTGTGGCGCATGGCGCGTCACCACTTTCCCGATCTGGAGCTGCATGCCTCTACCCAGATGACGGTGCATAATGCCGCAGGCGTCAAGCAACTGGAAAAAATGGGCTTCAGTCGCGGTGTCCTGGCGCGCGAGCTGACCCTGCCCGAAATAGAGCATATCCGCTCGCAGACCCGCCTGGATCTGGAACATTTCATCCATGGAGCCCTGTGCTTCTGTTTTTCCGGCCAGTGCTATTTTTCTTCCTATCTCGGCGGCAAGAGCGGTAATCGAGGCCGCTGTACCCAACCGTGTCGACGTCGCTATACCCAGCGCGGCAAAGACGGCTACTATTTTTCCCCCAATGATCTGTCCGCAATTGAGTTGTTGCCGGCATTGCAGGATGCCGGTGTGTCGAGCTTCAAGATTGAAGGCCGCATGAAGAGCGCCGAATATGTCTCCAACGTCGTTCAGGCCTACCGGATGGTGATGGATGCCAGGGGCAAAGAGCGGCAGGCGGCGATTGATGAGGCGCGCAAGCTGCTCAAACAATCCTTTGGTCGGACGCCGACCAAAGGGTTTCTCGCCGGGCGCCAGCCCTCTGATATGGCGACCCCGGCCTTACGCGGTTCCACCGGACGATTTCTCGGTGAAGTGACCCGGGCAACGGACAACAAATTGTTCTTCAAAAGTCGCGACGCACTCAATCTCGGTGATCGGATTCGCATCCAACCCGGCAGCGATAAAGTGGGCACCGCTTTCACCATCAAGCAGTTGTGGGCCGGTCGCAAGCCGGTCAATAAACTCGCTGCCGGCGCTGCCTGTGTCAGTCATACGTTCAAGGGGCGTTTCAAGCCGGGAGACGCGGTGTTCAAGGTCTCATCGCAGAAAGCCTTTGCCATGAGTGATGCCGCCTGTCGGCGTCGTCTGCAGCAGGTGGGAACGACCCGCCATCCACTCACGCTGGCTGTGGATGTGGTTGAAGGCAACCAGCAATTGATTCTCCACGCCGAGGTCGGCCCGGTGCGGCTCAATGCCTCCTACGACGTGGATCTGTTTGCGGCCAAGCAGAGCCCGCTGTCCGAAGAGACTCTGGAGCAGGTGTTCCGTCAATGTGGCGACGCACCGTTTGAACTGGCGACGTTTACCACCGGGACCTTGCCCGACATGATCATTCCGCCCAAGCGGCTCAAGGAAGTGCGGCGTGACTTTTATCAGCACCTCCAACGCGATGTGGAACATTCCGCTAAAAAACACCACGCACAGCAACGTCAGGCCGCACTGGACAGTTTGCTGGCACCACAGGCGGCCCACACCTCAGTCGCTCAGGAATTAACGGTGGCCATCAAAGATATCCGTGAGATGCGGGCACTGGACAATCCGGATATCGATCGCATTCTGGTGCCGTTGACCTCGGCGGTGCTGCATCGACCGTGGAAGGTGGGAGAGCGGCAACGGCGCGGTGTGGTGTGGGATCTGCCGTTTGTGATTTTCGATCAGGAGTGGACCACTTACCAGAAAGCGGTTTCCCATCTGATTCAGGCGGGATTCAATCAGTTTCGTCTCACCAATCTCAGCCACTTTGAGTTGTTCAAAAAGTTTTCCGATGTACATCTTGAAGCCAGCTACCGGTTGTTTTGTCTCAACAGTGAAGCCATGCAGGCGTGGCAGGAATTGGGGACGGTGAGTAATGAACTGTACATTGAAGATGATGCGGACAACATGAAGCAGTTGTTGCAACGGCGCGGTTCTCATGCGCTGTACGCCATGGTGTATGGTTCGGTTCCCCTGATTACATCACGTATTCGCATCCCGGGTCTCAAGGGGGGCCAACCCTTGTTGTCCGATCGCGGTGACGGCTATCAGGTGGTGTCCAAAGGTGGGTTAACCGTGTTGCGTTCGGACAATGATTTTTCACTGTGTGGAGTATTGCCGCAGCTGTACGAGATGGGCTGCAGTGGTTTTCTGGTCGATATTTCCCACCTGGGTGCATTCAGCCCACAGGGAAAAAAGGTCTTGGAGAGTTTCCGTCAGCGTCGCGACCTGCCGCATACATCGCCGTTTAATTTTGTGGCTGGGATGGAGTAG
- the groL gene encoding chaperonin GroEL (60 kDa chaperone family; promotes refolding of misfolded polypeptides especially under stressful conditions; forms two stacked rings of heptamers to form a barrel-shaped 14mer; ends can be capped by GroES; misfolded proteins enter the barrel where they are refolded when GroES binds), which produces MAAKEIKFSEEARASILAGVNMLANTVKVTLGPKGRNVVIDKSFGAPLITKDGVSVAREIELEDKFENMGAQLVKEVASKTSDIAGDGTTTATVLAQAIYREGVKLVTAGHNPMEIKRGIDKAVEAAVASLRELSQPIANHKEIAQVGTISANSDDTIGNILAEAMDKVGKEGVITVEEAKAMETSLETVEGMQFDRGYLSPYFVSDSERMEAAMDDPMILIYDKKISNMRELLPILEPVAKMGKPLMIIAEDVDGEALATLVVNKLRGTINVCAVKAPGFGDRRKAMLEDIAILTGGQVISEEMGFKLENATEDMLGTAKRVVVDKDNTTIVDGAGSEADIQSRVKVIRAQIEETSSEYDREKLQERLAKLVGGVAVVKVGAATETEMKEKKARVEDALHATRAAVEEGIVPGGGVALIRCIKAVETLEIEGEQQFGVQIVKRALEEPLRQISANAGLEGSIVVDKVKNGEGAFGLNAATDQYVDLLEAGILDPTKVTRSALQNAASVSGLMLTTEACIAEQPSDEGTMPAMPGGMGGMGGMGGMM; this is translated from the coding sequence ATGGCTGCAAAAGAGATCAAATTTTCTGAAGAAGCCCGCGCCAGTATTCTGGCCGGTGTTAATATGCTCGCGAACACCGTTAAGGTCACCCTCGGTCCTAAAGGCCGCAACGTTGTTATCGACAAATCGTTCGGTGCTCCGCTGATTACCAAGGACGGCGTTTCCGTTGCCCGCGAGATCGAGCTGGAAGACAAATTCGAAAACATGGGTGCACAACTGGTGAAAGAAGTTGCTTCCAAAACCTCCGACATCGCCGGTGACGGCACCACCACGGCAACGGTTCTGGCTCAGGCCATCTACCGTGAAGGCGTCAAATTGGTGACTGCCGGTCACAACCCCATGGAAATCAAGCGCGGCATCGACAAGGCTGTCGAAGCGGCGGTTGCCTCTCTGCGTGAGCTGTCCCAGCCCATCGCCAACCACAAAGAGATCGCCCAGGTTGGTACGATTTCCGCCAACAGCGATGACACCATCGGCAACATCCTGGCCGAGGCCATGGACAAAGTCGGTAAAGAGGGCGTCATCACCGTTGAGGAAGCCAAAGCCATGGAAACCTCTCTGGAGACCGTTGAAGGGATGCAGTTTGACCGTGGTTACCTGTCTCCTTATTTCGTGTCCGATTCCGAGCGTATGGAAGCGGCTATGGATGATCCGATGATCCTGATCTACGACAAGAAGATCTCCAACATGCGTGAGCTGCTGCCGATCCTCGAGCCGGTGGCCAAAATGGGCAAGCCGCTGATGATTATTGCTGAGGACGTCGATGGTGAAGCGCTGGCCACTCTGGTCGTCAACAAGCTGCGTGGCACCATCAACGTCTGCGCCGTTAAAGCTCCCGGCTTTGGTGATCGCCGCAAGGCCATGCTCGAAGATATTGCTATTCTCACCGGTGGTCAGGTGATCTCCGAGGAGATGGGTTTCAAACTGGAAAACGCGACGGAAGATATGCTGGGTACGGCGAAACGCGTGGTTGTTGACAAAGACAACACCACCATCGTTGACGGTGCCGGTAGCGAGGCGGACATTCAGTCCCGCGTTAAGGTTATTCGCGCTCAGATCGAAGAAACCAGCAGCGAGTATGATCGTGAAAAACTGCAAGAGCGTCTGGCCAAACTGGTTGGCGGTGTTGCCGTCGTTAAAGTCGGTGCCGCCACTGAAACCGAGATGAAAGAGAAAAAAGCCCGCGTTGAAGATGCCCTGCATGCGACCCGCGCTGCCGTTGAAGAAGGTATCGTCCCTGGTGGTGGTGTGGCTCTGATCCGTTGCATCAAAGCGGTTGAGACTTTAGAGATTGAAGGCGAGCAGCAGTTTGGTGTGCAGATTGTCAAGCGTGCTCTGGAAGAGCCGCTGCGTCAGATCTCGGCCAACGCCGGCCTGGAAGGTTCCATCGTTGTTGATAAAGTCAAAAACGGTGAAGGCGCCTTCGGCCTCAATGCGGCCACTGATCAGTATGTTGATCTGCTCGAAGCCGGTATTCTCGATCCGACCAAGGTCACTCGCAGTGCTCTGCAAAATGCAGCCTCTGTGTCCGGCCTGATGCTGACTACCGAGGCCTGCATCGCCGAACAGCCGAGTGATGAAGGTACCATGCCTGCAATGCCTGGCGGTATGGGCGGTATGGGCGGTATGGGCGGCATGATGTAA
- a CDS encoding co-chaperone GroES, which produces MNIRPLQDRLIVECVEEETTTAGGIIIPDTASKEKPQEGVVVAAGKGKVTSEGKVLGMDVKVGDRVLFGKYAGSEIKVDGKPYLMMREDDILGVLEK; this is translated from the coding sequence ATGAACATCAGACCTCTGCAGGATCGCCTCATTGTTGAGTGCGTTGAAGAAGAAACCACCACAGCCGGCGGAATCATCATCCCCGACACCGCTTCCAAGGAAAAGCCTCAGGAAGGCGTTGTTGTCGCAGCCGGCAAGGGCAAAGTCACCTCTGAAGGTAAAGTTCTCGGCATGGACGTCAAAGTCGGTGACCGCGTTCTGTTCGGCAAATATGCCGGCAGCGAGATCAAGGTCGATGGCAAGCCTTATCTGATGATGCGCGAGGACGATATCCTCGGCGTGCTCGAAAAGTAA
- a CDS encoding alanine--glyoxylate aminotransferase family protein — protein MAKKLFIPGPVEVSNDVFAAMSSPMIGHRMPEYAALHQSVTSQLQTLLNTKDPVFLSTSSAFGIMEGAVRNLVQKRCANFGNGAFSTKWHDVTKRCGIQADLFTAEWGQPITAEMVDKALAGGDYDAMTMVHNETSTGVMSPLAEIAEVMKKYPYVSFIVDTVSSMTAVPIDFTALGMDVCLAGVQKAFGLPPGLAVCAVSRAALDKAKATPNRGYYFDFEEFEKNDLKHNTPSTPCISLIYGLDAQLKKMFAEGLDNRYRRHAEMAEATRNWITAQGFGLFAAEGYRSMTLTSGANDGRTDLEALKKRVGERGYAMDNGYGKIKNETFRIPHMADMTLADLQEYFALLEELLPQVRS, from the coding sequence ATGGCGAAAAAACTGTTTATTCCCGGCCCGGTAGAAGTCAGCAACGATGTGTTTGCCGCCATGTCTTCACCGATGATCGGCCACCGCATGCCGGAATATGCCGCGCTGCATCAAAGCGTTACCAGCCAGTTGCAGACTCTGCTCAACACCAAAGATCCGGTATTTCTCTCCACCTCCAGCGCTTTTGGCATCATGGAGGGCGCCGTGCGCAATCTGGTGCAGAAGCGTTGCGCCAACTTCGGCAACGGCGCGTTCAGCACCAAGTGGCATGATGTCACCAAACGCTGCGGTATCCAGGCGGACCTGTTCACGGCCGAATGGGGCCAGCCCATTACGGCCGAAATGGTCGACAAGGCACTGGCCGGCGGCGATTACGACGCCATGACCATGGTTCACAATGAGACATCGACCGGCGTCATGTCACCACTGGCTGAAATTGCCGAGGTGATGAAGAAATACCCCTACGTCTCATTTATCGTTGATACGGTGTCGTCCATGACCGCTGTGCCGATTGACTTCACGGCTCTGGGCATGGATGTGTGTCTCGCCGGTGTTCAGAAGGCATTCGGCCTTCCTCCCGGGCTGGCGGTCTGTGCCGTATCACGCGCGGCCTTGGACAAAGCCAAGGCCACCCCGAATCGCGGTTACTATTTCGATTTTGAAGAATTTGAGAAAAACGATCTCAAGCACAACACCCCGAGCACGCCCTGTATCAGCCTGATCTACGGTCTGGATGCGCAATTAAAGAAAATGTTCGCTGAGGGGCTTGATAATCGCTATCGTCGTCATGCCGAGATGGCGGAAGCCACCCGCAACTGGATCACAGCTCAGGGTTTTGGCCTGTTTGCCGCCGAAGGCTACCGCTCCATGACCCTGACCAGTGGCGCCAACGACGGCCGTACCGACCTTGAGGCATTGAAGAAACGGGTTGGTGAGCGTGGCTACGCCATGGACAACGGGTATGGCAAAATCAAAAACGAAACGTTCCGTATCCCGCATATGGCGGACATGACTCTGGCCGA